One segment of Peromyscus leucopus breed LL Stock chromosome 5, UCI_PerLeu_2.1, whole genome shotgun sequence DNA contains the following:
- the Simc1 gene encoding SUMO-interacting motif-containing protein 1 isoform X3, which yields MEDFIVISDDSGSESSAGTRSGRARRLRRALSRTPGALPRRTVDFIDLTRETRTRAKDRNGLCVIDLTRSEEENRPIATLDLTLEPVASSQKEPPSLQTCPSLSGKEVMEAQGDRGSQPTAQRMVNNDPVDLDLLEENMFEGSRPPTAISQDSVYPSEPNCSSITYKGGLSFLTSLHLSSDVSSFSSTSNNSSSSNQRASLPCPQQDVPCQPQGLLCPLQALSCPLRASPCPPRASSCPPQALSGPPQALSCPSQTLSCPSKTVQCQLQALPHPPQEVPCPPQDVPCPQQNMPSTRQNLSWHPHQHPLYPPQDTLGLPQDAPGRPQNLSYPQDVTQLQDMPWSLQDMPLSLQDVLQSLQDVPPLLRDVPQSSEVMQLPGGVIRSSGGVMRSSGGVTRSLGGVMQSSGDAIHSLGGVTQSLGGVMQSSGSVMQSPGVPQSSGSVMQSPGVPQSSGDVMQSPGVPQLPDVMQSPGVPQLPDVMQSPGVPQLPDVMQSPGVPQSSGDVMQSPGVPQSSGDVMQSPGVPQLPDVMQSPGVPQLPDVMQSPGVPQSSGDVMQSPGVPQSSGDVMQSPGVPQLPDVMQSPGVPQLPDVMQSPGVPQSSGDVMQSPGVPQSSGDVMQSPGVPQSSGDVMQSPGVPQLPDVIESPGVPQSSGDVMQSPGVPQSSGDVIESPGVPQSSGDVIQSPGVPQSVRDAPHLPGDVLHSPQGLLDLARDKPKSAPDDVQNRDTPMDISAPSSPSCSASPLSPQSEFSLEKVPWLSVTDSLARKERSFPQLANPGSAQIQGQIPQVGVYNRPCLHRLKYFLRPPVHHLFFQTLIPDKDTRESKGQKLEPIPHRRLRMVTNTIEENFPLGTVQFLMDFVSPQHYPPREIVAHIIQKILLSGSETVDVLKEAYMLLMKIQQLHPANAKTVEWDWKLLTYVMEEEGQTLPGRILFLRYVVQTLEDDFQQILRRQRQHLQQSIANTVLSCDKQPHNVRDVIKWLVKAVTENELTQPPDGTQTSSGTGVLKASSDHLSPQPNLTRNTNQLVVCQLQRMLSIAVEVDRTPTCSSNKIAEMMFGFVLDIPERSQREMFFTTMESHLLRCKVLEIIFLHSCETPTRLPLSLAQALYFLNNSTSLLKCQSDKAQWQTWDELVEHLQFLLSSYQHVLREHLRSSVIDRKDLIIKRIKPKPQQGDDITVVDVEKQIEAFRSRLVHILGEPLVPQLQDKVHLLKLLLFYAADLNPDTEPAPQPAAQH from the exons GACTTCATTGACCTAACTAGAGAGACCAGAACAAGGGCAAAAGATCGTAATGGACTCTGTGTGATTGATCTGACAAGAAGTGAGGAAGAAAATAGACCTATTGCCACTCTTGATTTGACTTTGGAACCTGTAGCTTCATCTCAGAAGGAGCCACCCAGTCTTCAGACATGTCCCAGTCTTTCAGGCAAAGAGGTGATGGAAGCCCAGGGAGATAGAGGTTCTCAGCCTACAGCACAGAGAATGGTCAACAATGATCCTGTAGATTTGGATTTGTTGGAGGAAAACATGTTTGAAGGTTCTCGACCCCCTACAGCTATCAGCCAGGACTCTGTTTATCCATCAGAGCCAAACTGTAGCTCAATCACGTACAAAGGTGGCCTCAGCTTCTTGACAAGCCTACATCTCTCTTCAGATGTTAGCTCCTTCTCCTCAACAAGCAATAACAGTAGCAGCAGCAATCAGAGGGCCTCTTTGCCATGCCCACAGCAAGATGTGCCTTGCCAACCACAAGGCTTGCTATGCCCGCTACAAGCCTTATCATGCCCATTAAGAGCTTCACCATGTCCACCACGCGCTTCCTCGTGTCCACCACAAGCCTTGTCAGGTCCACCACAAGCCTTGTCATGTCCATCACAAACTTTGTCATGTCCATCAAAAACTGTGCAGTGCCAACTCCAAGCTTTGCCTCATCCACCTCAGGAAGTGCCATGCCCTCCTCAAGATGTGCCATGCCCTCAGCAGAATATGCCAAGCACACGTCAAAATTTATCATGGCATCCTCATCAACACCCACTATACCCACCCCAAGACACTCTGGGCCTACCTCAAGATGCGCCAGGTCGACCTCAAAACCTGTCCTATCCACAAGATGTGACACAACTGCAAGACATGCCATGGTCACTGCAAGACATGCCACTGTCACTACAGGATGTGCTGCAATCACTGCaagatgtgccaccactgctgagaGACGTGCCACAGTCATCAGAAGTGATGCAGTTACCTGGTGGTGTGATACGGTCATCAGGAGGTGTGATGAGGTCATCAGGAGGTGTAACACGGTCACTAGGAGGTGTGATGCAGTCATCAGGAGATGCAATACACTCACTAGGAGGTGTAACACAGTCACTGGGAGGTGTGATGCAGTCATCAGGAAGTGTGATGCAGTCACCAGGTGTGCCACAGTCATCAGGAAGTGTGATGCAGTCACCAGGTGTGCCACAGTCATCAGGAGATGTGATGCAGTCACCAGGTGTGCCACAGTTACCAGATGTGATGCAGTCACCAGGTGTGCCACAGTTACCAGATGTGATGCAGTCACCAGGTGTGCCACAGTTACCAGATGTGATGCAGTCACCAGGTGTGCCACAGTCATCAGGAGATGTGATGCAGTCACCAGGTGTGCCACAGTCATCAGGAGATGTGATGCAGTCACCAGGTGTGCCACAGTTACCAGATGTGATGCAGTCACCAGGTGTGCCACAGTTACCAGATGTGATGCAGTCACCAGGTGTGCCACAGTCATCAGGAGATGTGATGCAGTCACCAGGTGTGCCACAGTCATCAGGAGATGTGATGCAGTCACCAGGTGTGCCACAGTTACCAGATGTGATGCAGTCACCAGGTGTGCCACAGTTACCAGATGTGATGCAGTCACCAGGTGTGCCACAGTCATCAGGAGATGTGATGCAGTCACCAGGTGTGCCACAGTCATCAGGAGATGTGATGCAGTCACCAG GTGTGCCACAGTCATCAGGAGATGTGATGCAGTCACCAGGTGTGCCACAGTTACCAGATGTGATAGAGTCACCAGGTGTGCCACAGTCATCAGGAGATGTGATGCAGTCACCAGGTGTGCCACAGTCATCAGGAGATGTGATAGAGTCACCAGGTGTGCCACAGTCATCAGGAGATGTGATACAGTCACCAGGTGTGCCACAGTCAGTTAGAGATGCACCACACTTACCAGGAGATGTGTTGCACTCACCACAAGGGTTATTGGACTTAGCAAGAGACAAACCAAAATCTGCCCCAGATGATGTGCAGAATCGTGACACTCCTATGGATATCTCAGCTCCATCCTCTCCAAGTTGCTCTGCCAGCCCACTGTCTCCACAGTCTGAATTTTCCTTAGAAAAAGTTCCTTGGCTCTCTGTCACAGACAGCTTAGCCAGAAAAGAGAGATCATTTCCACAGCTTGCCAACCCTGGGTCTGCCCAGATACAAGGACAAATACCACAAGTTGGGGTATACAATAGACCTTGCCTGCATAGACTGAAATACTTCTTACGACCGCCAGTACATCATCTCTTCTTCCAGACATTAATACCAGATAAAGACACACGGGAG AGCAAGGGTCAGAAATTAGAGCCCATCCCTCATCGAAGACTAAGAATGGTGACAAACACTATTGAAGAAAACTTTCCTTTGGGGACTGTGCAGTTCTTAATGGACTTTGTTTCACCCCAGCATTACCCACCCAGAGAAATTGTGGCTCACATCATCCAGAAAATCCTGCTCAGTGGCTCTGAGACTGTGGATGTCCTCAAGGAGGCCTACATGCTTCTCATGAAAATTCAACA GCTGCATCCAGCCAATGCCAAGACCGTGGAATGGGACTGGAAACTGCTCACCTATGTCATGGAAGAAGAG GGACAGACTCTGCCAGGACGAATCCTCTTTCTACGTTATGTAGTACAAACCCTGGAAGATGACTTCCAGCAGATCTTGAGGAGACAGCGGCAGCACCTCCAGCAATCCATTGCAAACACTGTTCTTTCGTGTGACAAACAGCCCCACAACGTCAG AGATGTTATCAAGTGGCTGGTCAAAGCAGTGACTGAAAATGAATTAACACAGCCCCCAGATGGGACTCAGACCTCTTCAGGAACAGGAGTCTTGAAAGCTAGCAGTGACCACTTGTCTCCCCAGCCTAACCTGACCAGGAACACCAATCAGCT GGTTGTGTGTCAGCTTCAGAGGATGTTGTCCATCGCTGTGGAGGTGGACAGGACTCCTACCTGCAGCTCCAATAAAATAGCTGAGATGATGTTTGGGTTTGTGCTGGACATCCCTGAGAGGAGTCAGAG GGAGATGTTCTTTACTACTATGGAAAGCCATCTTCTGCGCTGCAAAGTGTTAGAGATCATATTCCTCCACAGTTGTGAGACACCCACCCGGCTTCCCTTGTCTCTGGCCCAGGCCCTCTACTTTCTGAACAACTCCACATCACTGCTCAAGTGTCAG TCAGATAAAGCCCAGTGGCAGACATGGGATGAGCTGGTTGAGCATCTGCAGTTCCTGCTGTCCAGTTATCAGCATGTGCTGAGAG AGCATCTACGGAGTTCAGTGATTGATCGGAAAGATCTGATCATCAAAAGAATCAAGCCCAAGCCCCAGCAAGGAGATGACATCAC
- the Simc1 gene encoding SUMO-interacting motif-containing protein 1 isoform X5, which produces MLKRLFFPDFIDLTRETRTRAKDRNGLCVIDLTRSEEENRPIATLDLTLEPVASSQKEPPSLQTCPSLSGKEVMEAQGDRGSQPTAQRMVNNDPVDLDLLEENMFEGSRPPTAISQDSVYPSEPNCSSITYKGGLSFLTSLHLSSDVSSFSSTSNNSSSSNQRASLPCPQQDVPCQPQGLLCPLQALSCPLRASPCPPRASSCPPQALSGPPQALSCPSQTLSCPSKTVQCQLQALPHPPQEVPCPPQDVPCPQQNMPSTRQNLSWHPHQHPLYPPQDTLGLPQDAPGRPQNLSYPQDVTQLQDMPWSLQDMPLSLQDVLQSLQDVPPLLRDVPQSSEVMQLPGGVIRSSGGVMRSSGGVTRSLGGVMQSSGDAIHSLGGVTQSLGGVMQSSGSVMQSPGVPQSSGSVMQSPGVPQSSGDVMQSPGVPQLPDVMQSPGVPQLPDVMQSPGVPQLPDVMQSPGVPQSSGDVMQSPGVPQSSGDVMQSPGVPQLPDVMQSPGVPQLPDVMQSPGVPQSSGDVMQSPGVPQSSGDVMQSPGVPQLPDVMQSPGVPQLPDVMQSPGVPQSSGDVMQSPGVPQSSGDVMQSPGMPQLSNVIESPGVPQSSGDVMQSPGVPQLPDVIESPGVPQSSGDVMQSPGVPQSSGDVIESPGVPQSSGDVIQSPGVPQSVRDAPHLPGDVLHSPQGLLDLARDKPKSAPDDVQNRDTPMDISAPSSPSCSASPLSPQSEFSLEKVPWLSVTDSLARKERSFPQLANPGSAQIQGQIPQVGVYNRPCLHRLKYFLRPPVHHLFFQTLIPDKDTRESKGQKLEPIPHRRLRMVTNTIEENFPLGTVQFLMDFVSPQHYPPREIVAHIIQKILLSGSETVDVLKEAYMLLMKIQQLHPANAKTVEWDWKLLTYVMEEEGQTLPGRILFLRYVVQTLEDDFQQILRRQRQHLQQSIANTVLSCDKQPHNVRDVIKWLVKAVTENELTQPPDGTQTSSGTGVLKASSDHLSPQPNLTRNTNQLVVCQLQRMLSIAVEVDRTPTCSSNKIAEMMFGFVLDIPERSQREMFFTTMESHLLRCKVLEIIFLHSCETPTRLPLSLAQALYFLNNSTSLLKCQSDKAQWQTWDELVEHLQFLLSSYQHVLREHLRSSVIDRKDLIIKRIKPKPQQGDDITVVDVEKQIEAFRSRLVHILGEPLVPQLQDKVHLLKLLLFYAADLNPDTEPAPQPAAQH; this is translated from the exons GACTTCATTGACCTAACTAGAGAGACCAGAACAAGGGCAAAAGATCGTAATGGACTCTGTGTGATTGATCTGACAAGAAGTGAGGAAGAAAATAGACCTATTGCCACTCTTGATTTGACTTTGGAACCTGTAGCTTCATCTCAGAAGGAGCCACCCAGTCTTCAGACATGTCCCAGTCTTTCAGGCAAAGAGGTGATGGAAGCCCAGGGAGATAGAGGTTCTCAGCCTACAGCACAGAGAATGGTCAACAATGATCCTGTAGATTTGGATTTGTTGGAGGAAAACATGTTTGAAGGTTCTCGACCCCCTACAGCTATCAGCCAGGACTCTGTTTATCCATCAGAGCCAAACTGTAGCTCAATCACGTACAAAGGTGGCCTCAGCTTCTTGACAAGCCTACATCTCTCTTCAGATGTTAGCTCCTTCTCCTCAACAAGCAATAACAGTAGCAGCAGCAATCAGAGGGCCTCTTTGCCATGCCCACAGCAAGATGTGCCTTGCCAACCACAAGGCTTGCTATGCCCGCTACAAGCCTTATCATGCCCATTAAGAGCTTCACCATGTCCACCACGCGCTTCCTCGTGTCCACCACAAGCCTTGTCAGGTCCACCACAAGCCTTGTCATGTCCATCACAAACTTTGTCATGTCCATCAAAAACTGTGCAGTGCCAACTCCAAGCTTTGCCTCATCCACCTCAGGAAGTGCCATGCCCTCCTCAAGATGTGCCATGCCCTCAGCAGAATATGCCAAGCACACGTCAAAATTTATCATGGCATCCTCATCAACACCCACTATACCCACCCCAAGACACTCTGGGCCTACCTCAAGATGCGCCAGGTCGACCTCAAAACCTGTCCTATCCACAAGATGTGACACAACTGCAAGACATGCCATGGTCACTGCAAGACATGCCACTGTCACTACAGGATGTGCTGCAATCACTGCaagatgtgccaccactgctgagaGACGTGCCACAGTCATCAGAAGTGATGCAGTTACCTGGTGGTGTGATACGGTCATCAGGAGGTGTGATGAGGTCATCAGGAGGTGTAACACGGTCACTAGGAGGTGTGATGCAGTCATCAGGAGATGCAATACACTCACTAGGAGGTGTAACACAGTCACTGGGAGGTGTGATGCAGTCATCAGGAAGTGTGATGCAGTCACCAGGTGTGCCACAGTCATCAGGAAGTGTGATGCAGTCACCAGGTGTGCCACAGTCATCAGGAGATGTGATGCAGTCACCAGGTGTGCCACAGTTACCAGATGTGATGCAGTCACCAGGTGTGCCACAGTTACCAGATGTGATGCAGTCACCAGGTGTGCCACAGTTACCAGATGTGATGCAGTCACCAGGTGTGCCACAGTCATCAGGAGATGTGATGCAGTCACCAGGTGTGCCACAGTCATCAGGAGATGTGATGCAGTCACCAGGTGTGCCACAGTTACCAGATGTGATGCAGTCACCAGGTGTGCCACAGTTACCAGATGTGATGCAGTCACCAGGTGTGCCACAGTCATCAGGAGATGTGATGCAGTCACCAGGTGTGCCACAGTCATCAGGAGATGTGATGCAGTCACCAGGTGTGCCACAGTTACCAGATGTGATGCAGTCACCAGGTGTGCCACAGTTACCAGATGTGATGCAGTCACCAGGTGTGCCACAGTCATCAGGAGATGTGATGCAGTCACCAGGTGTGCCACAGTCATCAGGAGATGTGATGCAGTCACCAGGTATGCCACAGTTATCAAATGTGATAGAGTCACCAGGTGTGCCACAGTCATCAGGAGATGTGATGCAGTCACCAGGTGTGCCACAGTTACCAGATGTGATAGAGTCACCAGGTGTGCCACAGTCATCAGGAGATGTGATGCAGTCACCAGGTGTGCCACAGTCATCAGGAGATGTGATAGAGTCACCAGGTGTGCCACAGTCATCAGGAGATGTGATACAGTCACCAGGTGTGCCACAGTCAGTTAGAGATGCACCACACTTACCAGGAGATGTGTTGCACTCACCACAAGGGTTATTGGACTTAGCAAGAGACAAACCAAAATCTGCCCCAGATGATGTGCAGAATCGTGACACTCCTATGGATATCTCAGCTCCATCCTCTCCAAGTTGCTCTGCCAGCCCACTGTCTCCACAGTCTGAATTTTCCTTAGAAAAAGTTCCTTGGCTCTCTGTCACAGACAGCTTAGCCAGAAAAGAGAGATCATTTCCACAGCTTGCCAACCCTGGGTCTGCCCAGATACAAGGACAAATACCACAAGTTGGGGTATACAATAGACCTTGCCTGCATAGACTGAAATACTTCTTACGACCGCCAGTACATCATCTCTTCTTCCAGACATTAATACCAGATAAAGACACACGGGAG AGCAAGGGTCAGAAATTAGAGCCCATCCCTCATCGAAGACTAAGAATGGTGACAAACACTATTGAAGAAAACTTTCCTTTGGGGACTGTGCAGTTCTTAATGGACTTTGTTTCACCCCAGCATTACCCACCCAGAGAAATTGTGGCTCACATCATCCAGAAAATCCTGCTCAGTGGCTCTGAGACTGTGGATGTCCTCAAGGAGGCCTACATGCTTCTCATGAAAATTCAACA GCTGCATCCAGCCAATGCCAAGACCGTGGAATGGGACTGGAAACTGCTCACCTATGTCATGGAAGAAGAG GGACAGACTCTGCCAGGACGAATCCTCTTTCTACGTTATGTAGTACAAACCCTGGAAGATGACTTCCAGCAGATCTTGAGGAGACAGCGGCAGCACCTCCAGCAATCCATTGCAAACACTGTTCTTTCGTGTGACAAACAGCCCCACAACGTCAG AGATGTTATCAAGTGGCTGGTCAAAGCAGTGACTGAAAATGAATTAACACAGCCCCCAGATGGGACTCAGACCTCTTCAGGAACAGGAGTCTTGAAAGCTAGCAGTGACCACTTGTCTCCCCAGCCTAACCTGACCAGGAACACCAATCAGCT GGTTGTGTGTCAGCTTCAGAGGATGTTGTCCATCGCTGTGGAGGTGGACAGGACTCCTACCTGCAGCTCCAATAAAATAGCTGAGATGATGTTTGGGTTTGTGCTGGACATCCCTGAGAGGAGTCAGAG GGAGATGTTCTTTACTACTATGGAAAGCCATCTTCTGCGCTGCAAAGTGTTAGAGATCATATTCCTCCACAGTTGTGAGACACCCACCCGGCTTCCCTTGTCTCTGGCCCAGGCCCTCTACTTTCTGAACAACTCCACATCACTGCTCAAGTGTCAG TCAGATAAAGCCCAGTGGCAGACATGGGATGAGCTGGTTGAGCATCTGCAGTTCCTGCTGTCCAGTTATCAGCATGTGCTGAGAG AGCATCTACGGAGTTCAGTGATTGATCGGAAAGATCTGATCATCAAAAGAATCAAGCCCAAGCCCCAGCAAGGAGATGACATCAC
- the Simc1 gene encoding SUMO-interacting motif-containing protein 1 isoform X1, protein MEDFIVISDDSGSESSAGTRSGRARRLRRALSRTPGALPRRTVDFIDLTRETRTRAKDRNGLCVIDLTRSEEENRPIATLDLTLEPVASSQKEPPSLQTCPSLSGKEVMEAQGDRGSQPTAQRMVNNDPVDLDLLEENMFEGSRPPTAISQDSVYPSEPNCSSITYKGGLSFLTSLHLSSDVSSFSSTSNNSSSSNQRASLPCPQQDVPCQPQGLLCPLQALSCPLRASPCPPRASSCPPQALSGPPQALSCPSQTLSCPSKTVQCQLQALPHPPQEVPCPPQDVPCPQQNMPSTRQNLSWHPHQHPLYPPQDTLGLPQDAPGRPQNLSYPQDVTQLQDMPWSLQDMPLSLQDVLQSLQDVPPLLRDVPQSSEVMQLPGGVIRSSGGVMRSSGGVTRSLGGVMQSSGDAIHSLGGVTQSLGGVMQSSGSVMQSPGVPQSSGSVMQSPGVPQSSGDVMQSPGVPQLPDVMQSPGVPQLPDVMQSPGVPQLPDVMQSPGVPQSSGDVMQSPGVPQSSGDVMQSPGVPQLPDVMQSPGVPQLPDVMQSPGVPQSSGDVMQSPGVPQSSGDVMQSPGVPQLPDVMQSPGVPQLPDVMQSPGVPQSSGDVMQSPGVPQSSGDVMQSPGMPQLSNVIESPGVPQSSGDVMQSPGVPQLPDVIESPGVPQSSGDVMQSPGVPQSSGDVIESPGVPQSSGDVIQSPGVPQSVRDAPHLPGDVLHSPQGLLDLARDKPKSAPDDVQNRDTPMDISAPSSPSCSASPLSPQSEFSLEKVPWLSVTDSLARKERSFPQLANPGSAQIQGQIPQVGVYNRPCLHRLKYFLRPPVHHLFFQTLIPDKDTRESKGQKLEPIPHRRLRMVTNTIEENFPLGTVQFLMDFVSPQHYPPREIVAHIIQKILLSGSETVDVLKEAYMLLMKIQQLHPANAKTVEWDWKLLTYVMEEEGQTLPGRILFLRYVVQTLEDDFQQILRRQRQHLQQSIANTVLSCDKQPHNVRDVIKWLVKAVTENELTQPPDGTQTSSGTGVLKASSDHLSPQPNLTRNTNQLVVCQLQRMLSIAVEVDRTPTCSSNKIAEMMFGFVLDIPERSQREMFFTTMESHLLRCKVLEIIFLHSCETPTRLPLSLAQALYFLNNSTSLLKCQSDKAQWQTWDELVEHLQFLLSSYQHVLREHLRSSVIDRKDLIIKRIKPKPQQGDDITVVDVEKQIEAFRSRLVHILGEPLVPQLQDKVHLLKLLLFYAADLNPDTEPAPQPAAQH, encoded by the exons GACTTCATTGACCTAACTAGAGAGACCAGAACAAGGGCAAAAGATCGTAATGGACTCTGTGTGATTGATCTGACAAGAAGTGAGGAAGAAAATAGACCTATTGCCACTCTTGATTTGACTTTGGAACCTGTAGCTTCATCTCAGAAGGAGCCACCCAGTCTTCAGACATGTCCCAGTCTTTCAGGCAAAGAGGTGATGGAAGCCCAGGGAGATAGAGGTTCTCAGCCTACAGCACAGAGAATGGTCAACAATGATCCTGTAGATTTGGATTTGTTGGAGGAAAACATGTTTGAAGGTTCTCGACCCCCTACAGCTATCAGCCAGGACTCTGTTTATCCATCAGAGCCAAACTGTAGCTCAATCACGTACAAAGGTGGCCTCAGCTTCTTGACAAGCCTACATCTCTCTTCAGATGTTAGCTCCTTCTCCTCAACAAGCAATAACAGTAGCAGCAGCAATCAGAGGGCCTCTTTGCCATGCCCACAGCAAGATGTGCCTTGCCAACCACAAGGCTTGCTATGCCCGCTACAAGCCTTATCATGCCCATTAAGAGCTTCACCATGTCCACCACGCGCTTCCTCGTGTCCACCACAAGCCTTGTCAGGTCCACCACAAGCCTTGTCATGTCCATCACAAACTTTGTCATGTCCATCAAAAACTGTGCAGTGCCAACTCCAAGCTTTGCCTCATCCACCTCAGGAAGTGCCATGCCCTCCTCAAGATGTGCCATGCCCTCAGCAGAATATGCCAAGCACACGTCAAAATTTATCATGGCATCCTCATCAACACCCACTATACCCACCCCAAGACACTCTGGGCCTACCTCAAGATGCGCCAGGTCGACCTCAAAACCTGTCCTATCCACAAGATGTGACACAACTGCAAGACATGCCATGGTCACTGCAAGACATGCCACTGTCACTACAGGATGTGCTGCAATCACTGCaagatgtgccaccactgctgagaGACGTGCCACAGTCATCAGAAGTGATGCAGTTACCTGGTGGTGTGATACGGTCATCAGGAGGTGTGATGAGGTCATCAGGAGGTGTAACACGGTCACTAGGAGGTGTGATGCAGTCATCAGGAGATGCAATACACTCACTAGGAGGTGTAACACAGTCACTGGGAGGTGTGATGCAGTCATCAGGAAGTGTGATGCAGTCACCAGGTGTGCCACAGTCATCAGGAAGTGTGATGCAGTCACCAGGTGTGCCACAGTCATCAGGAGATGTGATGCAGTCACCAGGTGTGCCACAGTTACCAGATGTGATGCAGTCACCAGGTGTGCCACAGTTACCAGATGTGATGCAGTCACCAGGTGTGCCACAGTTACCAGATGTGATGCAGTCACCAGGTGTGCCACAGTCATCAGGAGATGTGATGCAGTCACCAGGTGTGCCACAGTCATCAGGAGATGTGATGCAGTCACCAGGTGTGCCACAGTTACCAGATGTGATGCAGTCACCAGGTGTGCCACAGTTACCAGATGTGATGCAGTCACCAGGTGTGCCACAGTCATCAGGAGATGTGATGCAGTCACCAGGTGTGCCACAGTCATCAGGAGATGTGATGCAGTCACCAGGTGTGCCACAGTTACCAGATGTGATGCAGTCACCAGGTGTGCCACAGTTACCAGATGTGATGCAGTCACCAGGTGTGCCACAGTCATCAGGAGATGTGATGCAGTCACCAGGTGTGCCACAGTCATCAGGAGATGTGATGCAGTCACCAGGTATGCCACAGTTATCAAATGTGATAGAGTCACCAGGTGTGCCACAGTCATCAGGAGATGTGATGCAGTCACCAGGTGTGCCACAGTTACCAGATGTGATAGAGTCACCAGGTGTGCCACAGTCATCAGGAGATGTGATGCAGTCACCAGGTGTGCCACAGTCATCAGGAGATGTGATAGAGTCACCAGGTGTGCCACAGTCATCAGGAGATGTGATACAGTCACCAGGTGTGCCACAGTCAGTTAGAGATGCACCACACTTACCAGGAGATGTGTTGCACTCACCACAAGGGTTATTGGACTTAGCAAGAGACAAACCAAAATCTGCCCCAGATGATGTGCAGAATCGTGACACTCCTATGGATATCTCAGCTCCATCCTCTCCAAGTTGCTCTGCCAGCCCACTGTCTCCACAGTCTGAATTTTCCTTAGAAAAAGTTCCTTGGCTCTCTGTCACAGACAGCTTAGCCAGAAAAGAGAGATCATTTCCACAGCTTGCCAACCCTGGGTCTGCCCAGATACAAGGACAAATACCACAAGTTGGGGTATACAATAGACCTTGCCTGCATAGACTGAAATACTTCTTACGACCGCCAGTACATCATCTCTTCTTCCAGACATTAATACCAGATAAAGACACACGGGAG AGCAAGGGTCAGAAATTAGAGCCCATCCCTCATCGAAGACTAAGAATGGTGACAAACACTATTGAAGAAAACTTTCCTTTGGGGACTGTGCAGTTCTTAATGGACTTTGTTTCACCCCAGCATTACCCACCCAGAGAAATTGTGGCTCACATCATCCAGAAAATCCTGCTCAGTGGCTCTGAGACTGTGGATGTCCTCAAGGAGGCCTACATGCTTCTCATGAAAATTCAACA GCTGCATCCAGCCAATGCCAAGACCGTGGAATGGGACTGGAAACTGCTCACCTATGTCATGGAAGAAGAG GGACAGACTCTGCCAGGACGAATCCTCTTTCTACGTTATGTAGTACAAACCCTGGAAGATGACTTCCAGCAGATCTTGAGGAGACAGCGGCAGCACCTCCAGCAATCCATTGCAAACACTGTTCTTTCGTGTGACAAACAGCCCCACAACGTCAG AGATGTTATCAAGTGGCTGGTCAAAGCAGTGACTGAAAATGAATTAACACAGCCCCCAGATGGGACTCAGACCTCTTCAGGAACAGGAGTCTTGAAAGCTAGCAGTGACCACTTGTCTCCCCAGCCTAACCTGACCAGGAACACCAATCAGCT GGTTGTGTGTCAGCTTCAGAGGATGTTGTCCATCGCTGTGGAGGTGGACAGGACTCCTACCTGCAGCTCCAATAAAATAGCTGAGATGATGTTTGGGTTTGTGCTGGACATCCCTGAGAGGAGTCAGAG GGAGATGTTCTTTACTACTATGGAAAGCCATCTTCTGCGCTGCAAAGTGTTAGAGATCATATTCCTCCACAGTTGTGAGACACCCACCCGGCTTCCCTTGTCTCTGGCCCAGGCCCTCTACTTTCTGAACAACTCCACATCACTGCTCAAGTGTCAG TCAGATAAAGCCCAGTGGCAGACATGGGATGAGCTGGTTGAGCATCTGCAGTTCCTGCTGTCCAGTTATCAGCATGTGCTGAGAG AGCATCTACGGAGTTCAGTGATTGATCGGAAAGATCTGATCATCAAAAGAATCAAGCCCAAGCCCCAGCAAGGAGATGACATCAC